In the Oceanibaculum nanhaiense genome, GCCTGGGCCTGCTCGACCAGCGACTTAAAGACGTCCGGCTCGCGCGTGGCGATGTCCGACAGGACCTTGCGGTCGATGTCGATGCCGGCCTTCTTGATGCCGTCCATGAACTGCGAATAGGGCAGGCCGTGCATACGCGCGGCTGCGTTAATGCGCTGAATCCACAGGCCGCGGAAGTCGCGCTTCTTGTTGCGACGGTCGCGATAGGCATATTGCAGCCCCTTCTCGACCTTCTCCAGCGCGATGCGGAAGCTGCTGTTGCCCCGGCCGCGATAGCCCTTGGCGAGATCCAGAACCTTCTTGTGACGGGCGTGGGAAGTGACGCCCCGCTTGACGCGTGCCATCTAGCTTCTCCTTACCCGTTCGGAAGAAAGAATTTTTTGACGCGTGCAGCATCCTGCGCGCTCATGATCTTGGTGCCGGTGTGCTGACGCAGCATCTTGGTCGGACGCTTGCGCATACCGTGGCGCTTGAAAGCCACGGCCATCTTCACCTTGCCGCTGCCGGTCAGGCGGAAGCGCTTCTTGGCTCCGCTCCGGGTCTTCATCTTGGGCATTTCAACCTCACAATATTACGGGTTCACATTGGCCAGCCAGGCATGCCCTACAAGCCATGGCGCGGCCTTTCCCCATCAGGCCGGAGCCTGAGGGAAGGCGGTTTATACAGAGTGCTTGGCCGGAAAGCAAGGCCGTGCGGTGCGGTTTTCGGCGCGCCTCAGCGCGGCGCGATCACCATCACCATCTGGCGGCCTTCCAGCTTCGGATACTGTTCGACCTTGGCCAGTTCCTCGACATCGTCCTTCACCCGCATCAGCACATTCATGCCGATATCCTGGTGGGCCATCTCGCGGCCGCGAAAGCGCATGGTGACCTTCACCTTGTCGCCATCGGTCAGGAACTTGTTCACGCTGCGCATTTTGACGTCGTAATCATGATCGTCGATATTCGGACGCATCTTGATTTCCTTGACCTCAATGATCTTCTGGTTTTTGCGCGCTTCGTTGCGCTTTTTCTGCGCCTCGTACTTGAACTTGCCGTAATCGAGAATCTTCACGACCGGCGGTGCGGCGCCGGGCGAAATCTCGACCAGATCGAGACCCACATCTTCGGCGGCGCGCAATGCGTCCCGCCGGGACATCACCCCGAGATTCTCCCCATTCTCGCCAATCACGCGCAGCGTGTCGGAAGAAATATCTTCATTGACCCGCGGACCATCCTTGCTGGGCGCGGCGTCTGGTTGGAAACGAGCTATTTAACACCTCCGTCTGATCGGGAAGGCAAAACGAACCACGTTGCCGCCTTCCCATACGGCAACGGGCAATCGCAACCATGACCGGCCATCATGCCGGCGGCTGCGTTTCCTCTTTAAGTCTATGAAGTGCGTCCTCAAGCGCAAGCACTTCTTGCTTGTCGCCGCCAAGACGCCGCATCGCGACCTTGCGTTCTTCCGCCTCGCGGCGGCCGACCACCAGCAAAATCGGCACCTTAGCCAGGCTGTGTTCGCGCACCTTATAGTTGATCTTCTCGTTACGCAAATCGGTCTCGACGCGCAGGCCGGCCGCTTTCAGCGTGGCGGCGACCTCCTCGGCGTAGGGATCGGCCTCGTTGGTGATGGTCGCGACCACCGCCTGCACCGGGGCGAGCCAGAGCGGGAATTTGCCGGCATATTGCTCGATCAGGATGCCGAGGAAGCGCTCGAAGGAACCCAGAATCGCCCGGTGCAGCATGACCGGCCGGTGCTTCTGGCTGTCTTCGGCGATATAGGAGGCGTCGAGGCGCTGCGGCAGCACGAAATCGACCTGCAGCGTGCCGCACTGCCAGTCGCGGCCGATGGCGTCGCGCAGCACGAATTCCAGCTTCGGGCCATAGAAGGCGCCTTCGCCGGGGTTCAGCGTGTAGGGCAGGCCGGCGGCTTCCACCGCATCCTTCAGCGCGCCTTCGGCGCGGTCCCAGGTGGCATCCTCGCCGGCGCGGACTTCCGGCCGGTCGGAAAATTTCACCTTCACATCGGTGAAGCCGAAATCCTTGTAGACGCTCTGCAGCAGGGCGCAGAACCGGATCGTCTCGTCGGTGATCTGGTCTTCCGTGCAGAAGATGTGCGCATCGTCCTGGGTGAAGGACCGCACCCGCATGATGCCATGCAGCGCCCCCGACGGCTCGTAGCGGTGGCAGGCGCCGAATTCCGCCATGCGGATCGGCAGCTGGCGATAGCTGGTCAGTCCCTGGCGGAAGATCTGCACATGGCCGGGGCAGTTCATCGGCTTCAGCGCCAGGATGCGGTCATCCTCGGTCTCCACCGTGAACATGTTCTCGCGGAACTTCTCCCAATGGCCGGAGGCTTCCCACAGCGCGCGGTCAATCAGCTGCGGCGTCTTCACCTCGACATAGCCGGCGGCGTCCAGCTTGCGGCGCATATAGGCTTCGACGGCGCGGTACAGCGTCCAGCCCTTGGGGTGCCAGAACACGCTGCCAACGGCCTCTTCCTGAATATGGAACAAATCCATCTCGCGGCCGATGCGGCGATGGTCGCGCTTCTCCGCTTCTTCGACCTGCAGCAGATAGGCCTCCAGCTCCTCCTTCGTTGCGAAGGCGGTGCCATAGACGCGCTGTAGCTGGTCGTTATTGGCGTCACCGCGCCAATAGGCGCCAGACACTTTCAGCAGCTTGAAGGCCTTGCCCAGCTTGCCGGTGGAGGGCAGATGCGGGCCGGTACACAGATCGGTGAACGCACCTTGCGTATAGACTGAGATGTCCTCGTCCGCCGGGATGTTGCCGATATGCTCGGCCTTGTACTTCTCGCCGATGGACTCGAAATAGGCGACCGCCTGGTCGCGGCTCCAGACATCGCGGGTGATCGTCTCGTTGCGCTCGACGATCTCGCGCATCTTCGCTTCCAGCGTCTCAAGGTCTTCCGGCGTGAACGGCTCGGCGCGCGCGAAATCGTAATAGAAGCCGGTCTCTGTCGCCGGTCCGAACGTCACCTGCACATCCGGATACAGCTCCTTCGCCGCTTCGGCCAGCACATGGGCGGCGTCATGGCGCAGCAGTTCCAGCGCGTCGGGATGCTTGGTGGTGACGATCTCGATCCGGGAATCGGTGGTGATAGTGCTCGCCAGGTCCTTCACGTCGCCGTTGATCTTGATGGCGAGCGCGGCCTTTGCGAGGCCGGCACCGATTGACGCAGCGACGTCCGCGCCCGTGACCGGGCCCTCGAACTGCTTGACGCTGCCGTCGGGGAGCGTGATGGAAACCATGATCTGTCGCGTTCCGATTGGGTTGCGGTGAACACACTATATGGGGCTTCTGCCGCAGCGCGGCAAAAGGGCTGCAACTCTAATGCGCCGCCTTGGCGTGTCAAGCGGGCGTGGCGTCGCGCCTGGCAGCATCGCGATTTGGCGCCGCGATTTGCCCTCTTGCGGGTCGCCGGGCGGCGCGGCACTATCCGCCGCGGTCGCAATATCTTGCGCAACCTCCACTTTGAGAAACCCCTAGGCAATAGAGGCTGCGGGCCATGCCCGTTCCGTTTCTCTCTCCCGAATTGGTCGAACTGGTCGGCGGCATCGCCGCCGTGCTGACCACGATCTCCTTCCTGCCGCAGGTGCTGAAGGCCTGGCGCAGCCGCTCGGCGCGCGACGTGTCGCTGGCGATGCTGCTGCTGTTCCTGGCCGGCGTGCTGCTGTGGCTGTGCTATGGGCTGGCGCTGGAGTCGCTGCCACTGATCCTGGCCAACGCGGTGACGGCGGTGCTGATCCTGGCGATCCTGGCAGCGAAGCTGCGCTTCCGCACGCCGGGTCCGGTGTAACCCGGCCTATTTCACGCCGGGTTCCGAATCGTCCTTGCCCATCGGCATGCGCGGATCGAGCTTCATCGCCTGCGGGCTGCTGGCCGGCACATTCACGAATTTCCCGCGCAGATCGGCCGGCTTCGAGGCGCGGCGGGTCATGCGGTAGGCAACGAAGCCCCCGGTCGCGGCGGAAATGACGGCGGCGTAGAAGAACAGGCCGGCCGGGCCGATCAGTTCCATGACCAGCGTGGCGAGCAGCGGGCCAATGGTCGAGCCGATGGCCCAGGACAGCAGCAGTGTGCTGGTCAGCGGCACCATCTGGCCGGGTTCGGCGAAGTCGCTGGCATGCGCGATGCACAGCGCATAGATCGACAGGCCGGTCGCGCCCCAGATGCCGAACAGCGCATAGAGCATCCACACCGGCAGGATGGGGCCGAGAAGGGCAATCGCCAGCGACACCGCGAGGACGACCGCCAGCCCGCCGACGATTACCCGGCGGCGGTCGATGCGGTCGGACAGCCAGCCCATCGGCCATTGCGCGAACAGGCTGCCGATCTGCATGACCGAGACCAGCGCCGCGATGGGGCCGGCGGCCAGCCCGATCTGCAGGCCATAGAGCGGCGTGATGCCGATCACCGCCGCGTTCATCAGGCCGGTCGCCACACAGCCGATCAGCGCCGCCGGCGCGATGGCATACAACTCCTTCAGCGACATGGTGGCGACGGTCGGCGGCGGCGGGGTGACGGCGCGGGTCAGCGCCACCGGGATCAGCGACAGCGAGGCGCAGGCGCTGATCAGCAGGAAGAACCCCGTGCCCATCGGATCGCCGATGGCCAGCAGCATCTGCCCGCCGGCCAGCGTCAGCTTGTTGGAGATCATGTACAGTGACAGCACGCGGCCGCGGATCGGCTGCGGCGCCTGTGCCACGATCCAGCTTTCTGCCACGCTGAACAGACCGGCCATGCAGATGCCCATCAGGAAGCGCAGGCAGCCCCATAGCATCCAGTCGATGCCGAGCGTCAGGCCCAGCGTCGAGGCGGAGACGGCGGCGGCGAACACGGCGAAGGTGCGGATATGGCCGATGCCGCGTACCAGCCTGGGCATCAGCAGGCAGCCGATCAGGAAGCCGAAGGAATAGAAGGTGGCGACGACGCCGATCATCGTCGGCGACAGGCCTTCCAGGCCCATGCGCAACGGCACCAGGACGCCGATCAGGCCGTTACCGAGCTGCAGGATCATCACGCCCAGAACGATGGCCAGGATCGCCGGGATGGCGTCACGCATGAGGGGCTCCGGCCTTGTTAGCGGTTCTTGCTTGGCGGTTATTCTGGGATAGATGCCAGAAGGTTACAAGAAGGTGTCTGGGCGGATGTTTGGGCTATTCGACGATGCGCATCCCGTCATTCTCCGCCTCGGC is a window encoding:
- the rpmI gene encoding 50S ribosomal protein L35 — translated: MPKMKTRSGAKKRFRLTGSGKVKMAVAFKRHGMRKRPTKMLRQHTGTKIMSAQDAARVKKFFLPNG
- the thrS gene encoding threonine--tRNA ligase, encoding MVSITLPDGSVKQFEGPVTGADVAASIGAGLAKAALAIKINGDVKDLASTITTDSRIEIVTTKHPDALELLRHDAAHVLAEAAKELYPDVQVTFGPATETGFYYDFARAEPFTPEDLETLEAKMREIVERNETITRDVWSRDQAVAYFESIGEKYKAEHIGNIPADEDISVYTQGAFTDLCTGPHLPSTGKLGKAFKLLKVSGAYWRGDANNDQLQRVYGTAFATKEELEAYLLQVEEAEKRDHRRIGREMDLFHIQEEAVGSVFWHPKGWTLYRAVEAYMRRKLDAAGYVEVKTPQLIDRALWEASGHWEKFRENMFTVETEDDRILALKPMNCPGHVQIFRQGLTSYRQLPIRMAEFGACHRYEPSGALHGIMRVRSFTQDDAHIFCTEDQITDETIRFCALLQSVYKDFGFTDVKVKFSDRPEVRAGEDATWDRAEGALKDAVEAAGLPYTLNPGEGAFYGPKLEFVLRDAIGRDWQCGTLQVDFVLPQRLDASYIAEDSQKHRPVMLHRAILGSFERFLGILIEQYAGKFPLWLAPVQAVVATITNEADPYAEEVAATLKAAGLRVETDLRNEKINYKVREHSLAKVPILLVVGRREAEERKVAMRRLGGDKQEVLALEDALHRLKEETQPPA
- a CDS encoding SemiSWEET family sugar transporter; its protein translation is MPVPFLSPELVELVGGIAAVLTTISFLPQVLKAWRSRSARDVSLAMLLLFLAGVLLWLCYGLALESLPLILANAVTAVLILAILAAKLRFRTPGPV
- the rplT gene encoding 50S ribosomal protein L20 — its product is MARVKRGVTSHARHKKVLDLAKGYRGRGNSSFRIALEKVEKGLQYAYRDRRNKKRDFRGLWIQRINAAARMHGLPYSQFMDGIKKAGIDIDRKVLSDIATREPDVFKSLVEQAQAALASNG
- the infC gene encoding translation initiation factor IF-3, whose amino-acid sequence is MARFQPDAAPSKDGPRVNEDISSDTLRVIGENGENLGVMSRRDALRAAEDVGLDLVEISPGAAPPVVKILDYGKFKYEAQKKRNEARKNQKIIEVKEIKMRPNIDDHDYDVKMRSVNKFLTDGDKVKVTMRFRGREMAHQDIGMNVLMRVKDDVEELAKVEQYPKLEGRQMVMVIAPR
- a CDS encoding MFS transporter → MRDAIPAILAIVLGVMILQLGNGLIGVLVPLRMGLEGLSPTMIGVVATFYSFGFLIGCLLMPRLVRGIGHIRTFAVFAAAVSASTLGLTLGIDWMLWGCLRFLMGICMAGLFSVAESWIVAQAPQPIRGRVLSLYMISNKLTLAGGQMLLAIGDPMGTGFFLLISACASLSLIPVALTRAVTPPPPTVATMSLKELYAIAPAALIGCVATGLMNAAVIGITPLYGLQIGLAAGPIAALVSVMQIGSLFAQWPMGWLSDRIDRRRVIVGGLAVVLAVSLAIALLGPILPVWMLYALFGIWGATGLSIYALCIAHASDFAEPGQMVPLTSTLLLSWAIGSTIGPLLATLVMELIGPAGLFFYAAVISAATGGFVAYRMTRRASKPADLRGKFVNVPASSPQAMKLDPRMPMGKDDSEPGVK